The following proteins are co-located in the Nitrospira sp. genome:
- a CDS encoding Flp family type IVb pilin, with translation MLNVMRRFFDDEDGAAAIEYALIASAIAVVIATAAFTLGGNIRNMFTRLAGLIR, from the coding sequence ATGCTGAATGTCATGCGACGATTTTTCGACGACGAAGACGGTGCGGCGGCCATTGAGTATGCATTGATCGCATCTGCGATCGCTGTGGTCATCGCCACGGCAGCGTTTACGCTCGGCGGCAATATCAGGAACATGTTCACGCGATTGGCCGGCCTGATTCGCTGA
- a CDS encoding prepilin peptidase, translated as MMLFVLVVVILGAVSDAARGLIPNWLTMAGVSGGITLQTAHDGLSGLVGSLAGYCVGIALLIGFYACGGMGAGDVKLLGAVGSCLGPFGVMQAAVAIALFGGLYALGVSCRHRGWRTMLRSVYAGCLTIALTGCPAPSATSTAPEPLLRYGIVIALGTALTLWWRGDLSLIS; from the coding sequence ATGATGCTATTCGTTCTGGTCGTGGTGATCCTCGGGGCGGTCAGCGACGCGGCCAGGGGCCTGATTCCGAATTGGCTCACGATGGCAGGTGTGAGCGGTGGCATCACCTTACAGACCGCACACGATGGCCTGAGTGGCCTGGTCGGTAGTCTGGCCGGGTACTGTGTCGGCATCGCTCTGCTGATCGGGTTCTATGCGTGCGGAGGAATGGGGGCCGGAGACGTGAAACTTCTTGGCGCGGTCGGAAGCTGCTTAGGACCGTTCGGCGTGATGCAGGCCGCCGTGGCCATCGCCCTGTTCGGCGGGCTCTATGCACTGGGCGTCAGTTGCCGGCACCGGGGATGGCGGACGATGCTGCGGTCCGTCTATGCAGGGTGTCTGACGATCGCGCTCACCGGTTGTCCGGCGCCCTCTGCAACGTCGACCGCTCCAGAACCGTTGCTCCGGTACGGTATCGTGATCGCGCTCGGGACGGCACTGACACTGTGGTGGCGAGGAGATCTGTCGTTGATCTCTTGA